From the Arvicola amphibius chromosome 2, mArvAmp1.2, whole genome shotgun sequence genome, one window contains:
- the Insig1 gene encoding insulin-induced gene 1 protein isoform X1, producing the protein MPRLHDHVWSCPSSGAARPYSLPRGMIAAARCPQGPGATEPSPRVQRAGTAGCSARPGSWHHDLVQRSLVLFSFGVVLALVLNLLQIQRNVTLFPDEVIATIFSSAWWVPPCCGTAAAVVGLLYPCIDSHLGEPHKFKREWASVMRCIAVFVGINHASAKLDFANNVQLSLTLAALSLGLWWTFDRSRSGLGLGITIAFLATLITQLLVYNGVYQYTSPDFLYIRSWLPCIFFSGGVTVGNIGRQLAMGVPEKPHSD; encoded by the exons ATGCCCAGGTTGCACGACCACGTCTGGAGCTGCCCAAGCTCCGGCGCTGCGAGGCCGTACAGCCTCCCGCGAGGCATGATTGCGGCAGCTCGCTGTCCGCAGGGCCCCGGAGCCACAGAGCCCTCGCCCCGGGTCCAGCGAGCGGGAACGGCAGGATGCAGCGCGCGGCCTGGCAGCTGGCACCACGACCTGGTGCAGCGGAGCCTCGTGCTTTTCTCGTTCGGTGTGGTCCTGGCCCTGGTGCTCAACCTGCTGCAGATCCAGCGGAATGTCACGCTCTTCCCCGACGAGGTGATCGCCACCATCTTCTCCTCTGCCTGGTGGGTGCCCCCGTGCTGTGGCACGGCAGCCG CTGTTGTCGGCCTACTGTACCCCTGTATTGACAGTCACCTTGGAGAACCTCACAAGTTCAAGAGAGAGTGGGCCAGCGTCATGCGCTGTATAGCGGTGTTCGTTGGCATAAACCACGCCAGTGCC AAATTGGATTTTGCCAATAATGTCCAGCTGTCCTTGACATTAGCAGCCCTGTCTTTGGGCCTGTGGTGGACGTTTGACCGCTCCCGAAGTGGCCTTGGGCTCGGGATCACCATCGCCTTCCTAGCTACGCTGATCACTCAGCTTCTTGTGTATAATGGTGTCTACCA GTACACATCCCCAGATTTCCTCTATATTCGCTCCTGGCTCCCGTGTATATTTTTCTCAGGTGGCGTCACAGTGGGAAACATAGGACGGCAGTTAGCTATG GGTGTTCCGGAAAAGCCTCATAGTGACTGA
- the Insig1 gene encoding insulin-induced gene 1 protein isoform X2 has protein sequence MPRLHDHVWSCPSSGAARPYSLPRGMIAAARCPQGPGATEPSPRVQRAGTAGCSARPGSWHHDLVQRSLVLFSFGVVLALVLNLLQIQRNVTLFPDEVIATIFSSAWWVPPCCGTAAGTHPQISSIFAPGSRVYFSQVASQWET, from the exons ATGCCCAGGTTGCACGACCACGTCTGGAGCTGCCCAAGCTCCGGCGCTGCGAGGCCGTACAGCCTCCCGCGAGGCATGATTGCGGCAGCTCGCTGTCCGCAGGGCCCCGGAGCCACAGAGCCCTCGCCCCGGGTCCAGCGAGCGGGAACGGCAGGATGCAGCGCGCGGCCTGGCAGCTGGCACCACGACCTGGTGCAGCGGAGCCTCGTGCTTTTCTCGTTCGGTGTGGTCCTGGCCCTGGTGCTCAACCTGCTGCAGATCCAGCGGAATGTCACGCTCTTCCCCGACGAGGTGATCGCCACCATCTTCTCCTCTGCCTGGTGGGTGCCCCCGTGCTGTGGCACGGCAGCCG GTACACATCCCCAGATTTCCTCTATATTCGCTCCTGGCTCCCGTGTATATTTTTCTCAGGTGGCGTCACAGTGGGAAACATAG